The following nucleotide sequence is from Paroedura picta isolate Pp20150507F chromosome 1, Ppicta_v3.0, whole genome shotgun sequence.
tgttgtggggagaggaaagggaaggcaaatggaagccactttgaggctccttcgggtagagaaaagcagcatataagaaccaactcttcttcttcagtaatatcagggctctctcagcctcccctccctcacagggtgtctgttgtggggagaggaaagggaaggcgactgtaagccgctttgagactccttcaggtagagaaaagcagcatataagaaccaactcttcttcttcagtaatatcagggctctctcagcctcccctccctcacagggtgtctgttgtggggagaggaaagggaaggcgaatggaagctgctttgagactccttcgggtagagaaaagcagcatataagaaccaactcttcttcttcagtaatatcagggctctctcagcctcccctccctcacagggtgtctgttgtggggagaggaaagggaaggcgactgtaagccgctttgagcctccttcgggtagggaaaagcggcatataagaaccaattcttcttcttcttcttcttcttcttcttcttcttcttcttcttcttcttcttcttcttagtgtcTCActtggaagttggtaaccctaagaggaggCCTCTTGTTCACAGCAGTCTTGaacctagtcaggtttatgcacacctagaaattccagaacatgaacctacacccgTCTGGAAACTTCACCACCTCtctacaatgttttcttgacctgaaataggtcagggggtgctaggtggctggttAGGTAGTTGCAGAGGCATTAcatacttttgaggccccacttccaaaccccaaggaatatgttcagagagGAAACATTTcaggcctcccacgcaggttgttgtggagttgaaacacttgaggcctactacacaagATTGTTCTGCAGATCAAACTGGAGGCAAAAGAACTTCCAcaatagcatccagtttcatctgcacaacaaccctgtgtggtaggcctcaaatttaCAGAGAGTTGCGGAGAAGAAAtacgcatggcttggctgcatcttctctCCAACTgcaaggctggccagagcagtattttaagtgagaaggggcttttctgtggcctccctgtcagacaaCAGTTAGGCAAAAACACACACGCTGATTGGGCAGCCGCTGGGCAGACAGCCAATCAGACTGGAGGAGGATACCCAGGAGCCGTACAAgtgacctgattggccagtaaacagTGAGGCCCAATTCCTCCCAGGACACCTTACTAACTTTATTATAatgctaatggttacagatttgacttctatactgccctatTCAGCAAGCTGGGACAGGGCAGCGTATAATATAAGGATTTCGTACAATGTTAAAACAGACTAAAATTTGaccttaaaattaattttaaaagccgCTGACACAAGCAGGTTAAAATTAGCAGTCGCATTTCATCTCACGTCTAATCATCCTGAGGGGAGAGAGATGACCTTTGATGAATGGCAATtctatttatttgggttttttttactgaaacAATTTTTAATTGAAGTATTTATTCCCCACTACAACactcatgaacacacacacacacacacacacacatgaggccCCAAAGaactaaaacaggctttctcagcttgggcccattctgcatatattggatacacagctctgcttcccaaccatattctgcacaattgcacacttgtgggatttctcaaagcctgacaaatgtttcaggggtttctctgagagagccagtatggtgttgtggttaagagcggtggcttctaatctggtgatccaggtttcattccctgcacctctatatgcagccagctggttgaccttgagctcatcacagccctgatagtactgttttcCCAGAGAAAttcggtcagagctctctcagtcccacgtacctcacagggtaaaaaagttgagaaaggctaatctaGAACCTCAGAATTAGCCAATAGTCCAGAGAATAAATGTCCTTCCCCTTTCAAAGAGACTTGATGGGATATTATTTACTGGCtgatgtttagggttgccagctcttggttgggaaatccctTGAGATTTTGCAGACAGATCCTGCAGAGGATGGAGAGTGACTCCAAGCAGGGTCTaatactatgggccattccgcacaacttaaatttagcagaaggcttgcaaattgtaaacactactaatttgcagttctgcaagacgtcacacacaatctgccacactcctgaaacagttccgcaaaaagagattcattgtagcgcttaaagggaaatcgggaaaagtggattcaccctccgaaaagcactacactcttgcaaacaatctgcaaactagcaaaaaagacctgtgtgttcccattgttgcggttccaacaaagtcccttcccctggctctctcctccgaacttccggctaagcgattgccattttttttttctcggagcgagcggaaagcaacgaaccagcgaggcttcattcacccagcgaggcttctccggctacagtccctccacagaagtgctttaaagctcccctaagtccccaagcacaacacagccccgtttgcaagttccctttattttcgggcaaaaatcgcacccatgcaagatttttcttttcactcgggggagtgtggtaacgatgaatcgccagctcatacgccagctgccagctagatgggtcgttgcaacgtgtgtgtgttttttaaaaacttttcttaaaggaaaaggggctttcccggagcatgataacaaccgcccactggctgtttgattgacgtccaggggcgggacaaaacacagaaaaaatcgcttcctagagatttttgcgagactggaaacctgtgggagacaaatgaaacgctactggattccactaaaaaagcaggtatgcgtaacgacgggattgcacttttaaaaatagcgtttccgctttgtgggaccaattggcaacattggtccttgtgcggaaaggccccatggattccaccctccaaagcagtcattgtctccaagggaactcagctGTAAAGACTCAATAGCAATGCCAGCAGGTCATATTAACAGCAATTTAACAAAGATCCTCAGGAgtcaaaaggaagaagaagaagaagaagaagaagaagaagaagaagaagaagaagaagaagaagaagaagaagaagaagaagaagaagaagaagaagaagaagaagaagaagaagaagaagaagacaaggaggacaagaaggaagTGTTTTTTACACCCCATTTTACACTACCCTctctgaccccttccaactcataCAGAGTGCCATAAATTTGATCTAGATACACAGCATGGATAAAGACCCTTGTGGGTAAACCCCTGACCAGGTTAGCTTGATTCCCCCAGGATCACAACTTTAAGGAGACCCTCTCCTTCAACGAGATTCAAGAAAAGACATTCAAACTcattgtttcttttccctttcaaaaattttattttatcatttgtaCAAAAATCATGGCAAGCAACAAAAGAGGTAAAGAGGAACTCCCACTTAGCCCGTCTCTTACCGGTGACCGGTAAGTCCACTAAATGGATGGGACTGGACAGTCCCAGTTATCAAGGAGACCACTAGCTGGATGGCTTCAGCGTACTGAGTTTGACTCCAAAATTTACCTCAGGTTTGGCAACCGTGAAAGTGTGCCTATATTTGGGCCAATTTTCTTTGTCCAAAGTTCTTTTGTTGCTAATCCATGAAGAGACCAAAGGTAATTTCAAATTTATTTGGGCCCCGGTCTTCCGTTTTGACCATTCAGTAGCTCTCTCAGAATTAGGAGCTAGCTATAACTCCTGgctggatttttctttcttttaccaAGAGGAACGTTTGAATCCCTACCCTATATATGTAGGTCTTTGAGCCTTTCTGAGGGAAACCCCTCCATAAGATAATTCTCTGTTTATGTCTCCTGGTGAATTCTTAGAGATGGATCGAGAGCTTTTGAAAAGACTGGGAAGGCCAAGTGATTGTCATAAGAATGTTATGTACAGGAGATTTCCCTCTTTCCCATAAATGCACCACGTTCCTTTGCCCTCAAATGCATTGAGTCTTAGGCACAATGGATGAAGAAAGGAGCACGGaataaattagggttgccaaattttgaTTACAAAATTACTCTTACTAGGGGGCGGGGCCAGGTTAGAAAATGACGGGCTCTGGGTGGAGCCAAATAGAACATGGAATTGACTGACATTTCAGACGACAGTATGTGATAGAACACAACTTTATCTGGAGGGAACCAACAAATATACTTCAACCTACCCCAAGCAAGATTAGTATTCTCTATATACTTCCATTCATGGCTCTCTTACCTCTTCATTCGCAGGGTTTCTGAGGGCTTCCCTAGGCTGCACCTACCTACCCCACATCTCCACAGCATCGATGCTAACCCATCCCCACATGGACAGGCCAGAAGGTGGTTGGTATAGACAGTCCGGAAGTTACTTTCCAAATCTATCTGTACTGAAAATTGTTATAACTGTTGACTTTATCAATTTGAACAACGAGGAAAGCAGGGCAAAAACACACTTCTGCTCTGTGGACTAGCAACTTGAAAGCAAGGCCTGACAGGGGTACTTCAACATTCTGGAGAATCTCCAAATGAATCGTCAGTGGCAATCAGACAACTCGTTTTTAGGAAGAACAGGAGGAAACTTCCAAATGCGGAAGACAAAAACCATGAGCACCAGACTGGTGTTAAAGTTTTCTATTTTTATTATCTTACATTTCCAGAGTCTGGAGCAAATAATTATAAGGTTCGCAACTCCAGATctggaaaaaagaggaaaatacaaTGGGGCTGGGGGGTGGATTTGAAATACAGAGATGCAGGAAACAACGGAGGCCCAAGAGGTTCAGAATTTTTCTAAACCAAAGCACTGGCAAATTCCAAATAGAATTTCAAGGCCGAATATCTTTTGAAAATGTTAGCTTGCCCAATGAAAGATCCTGGTGACCAAATCTCAAAATGAAAGGTCTGAGAACATGTGGAAATGATGCTTTCTGGTTCGTGGGAAAGCTCTTCATTTGCACATTCCAGAGTTGAGTGGTCAGGAACCCAGAATATGAAGTTTCTAGGCGGCTCGTGACTGTGGTgttctagaaaaaaaaatctagaagaAGGCAGCTTTCGCCCTGGTAGAAAACCTGGGCGGTAAAATTGAAAGACTCTTGACTTGAAGGAAAGAAACTCTTTGATACTCCAGAACCAGAAAAGTgggaaaggagcccccccccaatatatattaACACTGCATTGACAACTCATTAACATCAAGATAGACAGTCTCTCATTCTTGCTGTGTAAACGGTCATAGGCCTTGTGGGTCTGATCTTCTTATTTCTTGTGGCCTCGGCATCCCTTGGCTGCATCCCCCATGATGTCCCAGTACTCGCCGAACTGCAGTTTGGCTTCATCGGCATCCCCAAGGCATTCAATTTTGTCGTCCAAAGTAACAGCACCCTGCGATGAGAAAGGAGCCATCAAAACTCAGCAGAGGAGCTCCCCGAGACAAAATTCATAGTTTGCCGGGTCTCCTCTGGCTAGAGCTACCAGGTCTGGGTGGGGGTCCCCTGCTTTTGGGACCCCTGAAAACGCCACACACTCACCCAAACCCAGAAGAACGTTGCAACGTGCTttcatcacccagaagtgatgtcagcatgccggGGTCATCGGGAAGGTGACACTCTAGTTTTAGGCcagaactctatggtttgaagcaaattctaccacagGATTTTGCCCAAAAGGCAGAGCATTGCCCCCCAcgatcatggccctggtattccttggaggttgttcTTCCAAATGATAGccagggccaaccatgcttagcttccgagatctgacgggattgAGTTTGCCTCAGGTATACAACCGACTGTCCTCGAGCCAGGCACTCTGGAGAACAGGACTTGGAGGAGAAGGAATCTTATCTCCTTGCACTAGATTTACTCTCTAACCTGTGTGAAGCTAACATTTTAATTCTACTTCTTGTCTTCATGACacaagagaaaagggggctacCATCAGGAAAAGAAAGCGATAACGGACACAAATTTGGGAATATCCCAGTCAGCCTTGAGACTTTCAAACCTTGTGTTCCCAGTGACCTCTCACATGGACTATGCTCTCCCCATCTCATTGGTGGTTAAAAACTGCCATCAAGCTGCCCCCAACTTTTGGAAataccatggggttttcaagataagaatTATTCAGAACCAGGGCctacactgcttagcttctgaaatctgatgagatcaggctagcctgggccatccaggtcaaggcaagagacatttgcaggtggtttgccattgcctgcctctatacatcaaccctggactttctaggtggtctcccatccaactattaACCATAAATGATCCTACCTAGCTTCTACCATCTGATGAGAttagactagcctgggccatccaggtcaaggcaaaagacatttccTAGGTGGCGTGCCCTTGCCTACCTCTAcacagcaactctggacttccttggtggtctcccatccaagaactaaccatgGCCAATCctacttaccttctgagatccaATACGATTGAGCTAACCTGGGCAATCCATGTCaggaccccccacccacccacccacccacccacccccatctcatTACCTTTGCTAGATGCGGCAACCTCTGCCCGACCAGATCTTTCAGCTCATTGGGGGTTAGGCACTCTTTCCTTCCCTTCACGGCATAACAGTGGAAGTTATTGATGACGATTTCAATGGCCCTCTCAACGTCGGTGAGCTCTTCGCTGTTCTGAAGCCAGAAGGGATGGaggacaagagagagagagagagagagaacacggTGGAATTATTACAAGGTGCAAGATTTCAGCAGAATTCTGGGATGGCAGAGAAGTTGTCTAACCTGCCCGTCTCGCCTCCCACACAATTCCGCCCTCCCTGAAACTCTTAGTAGCATCATTAGACTCCCAAGATCGCATGCTGGCGTAGCTGAGCAATCCATTACCTAGATGATATCCTGTcattgtgtgtgtttcttttaccAAGGTTTGCCAAAAACATCCTGCTCCATTCCAAACCAGGATAGCAGACCTTGAAGACTAACATCTTCCTCCACACCAGTCAGAGAGACAGTCCTCTGACGTCTCTTCTTCTCACATGAAAACAGGTCTATTCATCtatccatccttctgaagtctaCACCCAAACTGATCTCTCACCATTATTCTCTTCAAGGAAACTTAAAGGCATGGTTTCCAGGTGGAGTTACTAAGATACTCCATTGCCTAACATACCTGGAGACATCCAGGTTCCCCCTGAGCATTTCTAAACTAATCTGACTCTTGGTTGATAGATCTACAAACTCGGCCCTTGGACAGGGCATCAAGCCAAAAGACATGTTCCAATAGACATGTtccatttcacagtcagagtagttcagcagtggaataggctgcctaaggaggtggtgagctccccctcactggcagtcttcaagcaaaggtcggatacacacttttcttgaatgctttaggatgctttgggctgatcctgcgttgagcagggggttggactagatggcctgtgtggccccttcccactctatgattctgtgattctatgatcctgcgttgagcagggggttggactagatggcctgtatggccccttccaactctatgattctatgattctatgattctatgattctatgattctatgattctatgattctatgattctatctcctctGGCCAACATAATCCCAGATCCACTGCAATATGGGAGCCCGAACGGGTGAAAAGGTCAGAGGGGGGTTCATTGAAGGTCCTAAAGAATTCCAGGAAGCTATGTGGAATCTGTTCCAGATTCCAGCCAGTCAGGTTCCCAAATGGTACAGCTCAATCCTTTTAAGCTTTGGTCATCCATTGTCTTCCCATAAGCCGAAGGTTAGTGGGGGTCCAATGGTCCAATGGCCATTAGATGCACACCAGTGTTCGGTGCATGCATGTATTCATTACAGGACCAGCCTCTCTATATGTGGTACATTGTCAGTGCATGCCAATCCCTTTGTAAATACTACAaacaggggagaagaagaagaagaattggttcttatatgccacttttccttacccgaaggaggctcaaagcagcttacagtcgccttcccattcctctccccacaacagacaccctgtgagggaggtgaagctgagagagccctgatatccctgctcggtcagaacagttttatcactgcagtgatgagcccaaggtcacccagctggctgcatgtgggggagtgcagaatcgaacccggcatgccagattagaagtccgcactcctaaccactacaccaaactggctctctggagatcAGCAGTTGTTCAAAGCTGCTTTAAGAAACCCTTATCCTGATTTTACTTTTGTGTGCTGGAGAACGATCCTGGGGAAATACCAGCTTAGACATGCCCAGGCTCTCTGTTCTCCCGAATTTagtcttttttttctcctttgtatAGTCAGcccaaatgttttatttatttgtactctGACTTTCCCCCAACAGGgatccagagcagcttacattattctgctGTCTTCCATTctgtcctcccaacaaccctgtgaggtaccttAGCCCATGAAAGGTCACCCCACAAGCTTCCATAGAAAACcaggaattcgaacctgggttttCTACATGCTTGTCCGACAGTTTAGCCATTACACCACATGCCTGCCAGACATTTGCAAGCACGTTCTCGCACTTTGCTTACTAAATCCGAATGTCCAGTCTCCGAATTCCTGTCGTAACATCCTCAGATTGTTTTAAAAGTCCCCATGTATGGAGAATGCATGCTGCAATTTGTATTTTGCCAATGTACCCCACCCCGAGACCAATTTTGGAGAGGCGTGGGTTAGaaatctcaaataaataaataaataaataaaaattataaggCAACATGATAAGGCAACATTGCACTTCATTGTATCCTAATTGGGAACACGTTTGTCCACAGCCTTCAACAGGGTGGACACCCAAATAAGTAAGCCGAGGAAAGCGGCCACTCCCCTTTCTTAAAGGAAGTCAAATCCTGAAAGCAAAAAATAAACTTAAAAAAGAATACAGACTGCCTCTTGCCGAATTTCCAAAAATTCGGTGCTTTCCCGAAATTTTGTTTCTACTCTGTGCCGTTGCTGTTATCAGCAAGGACAGGAGAACCTGTTTGAATGCCAAGAGAAACCGGGGCCTTTGGCTATTCCCATGAATTGGGCCTTATATTTCAGTAAGCCCAGCAAGTTTAATCTGAGAAATTTAAATTCGGCTTGAGGACTGATCTACATCAGTCATGGAATCCACTTGTTGAGCTTCTGGCTATTGTATTCTGGGCCGAACATGACTTTTCCCTAGCCACATGACTGTATGAAATGTGCCTTCGCTTTCTTGATTTCCATGAATCCGCTTCCTTACTGCTTGTCTTTCGGTCTTCACCCTACATTGATGACAACCCAATTGTCATTCCCCTGGAATTCGCACCTAGGCTTGGCAAAGATCTTAACTTCCACTGGAATCATAGACTAGAATcattaaatcatagagttggaagggacctcctgggtcatctaggccaacccgcCACACAATGCAGGCCACccacaaccttatcactcatccactgtcatctgccacccccttaaacattcacagaatcagcctctccatcagatggctatccagcctctgtttaaaaatcaccgaagatggagaatccaccacctcccaaggaaatcgGACCTagctatttccccccaaaatcactGAGCCATTTCCATCAAGATGCTTCCAGCTGAAACCTGGTTCCAAAGGAGCTAAGAAATTTGCCAAAAAATCTGTGGAACTAGAGAGAACTAGTTTGGACTGGAAGCCCAAACACTGAAATTTCATTACAGGGAGCCAGTGGCTGTAAGTGAAATTTTCGCctgcaattgtaagtcacttttagTCAACTCCATCTTGTGCCTCTAGCATGGGTGTCGGCCTTCTCACCGACATTAAGAACCACCTTCACCACTGCAGAGTCCATGAAAGACGAGGGGTCCACAGATGACCCACAATCGCATCCCCAAAACACACCAATATTGCCCTTCATTTTCCAGCCAGCTTTCCACAACATCtcatctcccttccccaaaccaccAGGAGACCATCACGCGACTTTCAAATGACCTTGTGCTTCTTGCAGCATTTGCAACCCATTCTTCCGCCGTTGACTTAGTTCGATTCGGTGATAATTCCCTCGAGGACAAAGACCGGCTGGGCGACGGCGATCGGCTCCTTGAGGCCTCCGGGTAATCCGCACCGAGTGGTTCGGAGAATCCTACGCCGTGTGTTTTGGCTAGACCACGcaagggggagaagaaagagagaccTTAATTTCCAGTTCgcttccgcctccctctcccattcCAATTTTGTTCCGAGCCTGTTTCCAAACATCAAATCTGCCCGAACTTGTCCGAAAGGGATGCGGTTAGGCAAAGCCAGAAAGGGGCAGGAGCACATGGACGGGCCTCCAAAAGATGAGATATTTCCCCCACTGCCAGCGTACGAGCATGCACCCACTCCTTTCAGAAGCAGGCTGGGGAAGAGACCTTGAAGAGGACGACCACTTACCTGCTCCGAGGAATCAGGTGTGCTGAAGAGGGCCGTGCCTCGATCCAGTTTTATATCTTAGGAAGGCGTGTGTGGGAGACACCTCACGGAGATACCAGAAGGATGCAAGCTGCTGTCTGTGGTGTAAGGTGTCTCGTTTCATCCTCTGGCACCCGGCCAGTGCAGAACTTGGTCACCGCCCATTTCCCAACCTTTAGTCACAGAGGATGAGCAATGCGAATGACAGGAGCCATTCCCAAATTCTCAGGTCGCCTTCATTGGAGTGAAGAAATCACTCCAATGGCCATAAGCTTCAAGAATGTGGCCTTCCTCAGTTGGACTCCTTAatccactacgccaagctggagccagcttggagtaggggttaagagcaccgacttctagtctggcgagtcgggtttgattccctgctcctccacatgcagccaggtgggtgactgcgggctagtcacagtcctgttagagctgttctgactgagatgtagtatcagggctctctcagcctcacttccttcacaggggatctgttgcagggagaggtgaatgtaagctgctttgagactcctttaggtagagaaaagcagcatataagaaccaactcttcttcttcttcagtaatatcagggctctctcagcctcacgtccctcacaaggtgtctgttggatATGATTTGAGCCTTTTGCCTAATGTTTTCGACATCTCATCTAAGGGCTGACTGACTCTGGCATCCCTTTGGTCCAAGATGCATTTTCACATTTTCAGGGGGGCACATTGGGGTGACCCAGCCATGCCCACACGGGAGCCGTATTCGTGGCACAGCCACTGTGGAGCTGCAGTACATGTGGAGCTGCAGTACAAGCAACATACCTCCGCATGGGCTACAATTCGCACAATCAGAATGCCACAGGAGCATAACCCAGCTGTGAGCAACACTTGTGCACTTCAAGGGGTCAGGACAAAAATGGACCAGCCCATCCAATTCAGTGGATGGATGCAAGCATGCATTttgttcaagaagaagagttggttcttatatgccacttttctctatccaaagtagtctc
It contains:
- the S100A14 gene encoding protein S100-A14, translated to MGCKCCKKHKNSEELTDVERAIEIVINNFHCYAVKGRKECLTPNELKDLVGQRLPHLAKGAVTLDDKIECLGDADEAKLQFGEYWDIMGDAAKGCRGHKK